The following are encoded together in the Nocardioides thalensis genome:
- a CDS encoding SDR family NAD(P)-dependent oxidoreductase has translation MPGAVVVGAGPGIGRSVARRFAREGMSIALVSRTAATVEGVARAVRPLGVAVTPLVADCADESALRSALDTAVAELGVPDVVVYNAAIIQADTAGQLSTRAHLDAWSVNVLGALTAAAHVVPAMARRGSGSFIVTGGMPEPKREYVSLSLGKAGVRTLVDLLHLEYGAAGVHVASVTVDGPVAPGTPFDPDVIAEHYWTLHRQPRAQWQAEVLHTDGVEPQSG, from the coding sequence ATGCCGGGTGCTGTGGTGGTCGGAGCCGGGCCGGGGATCGGCCGGTCCGTCGCGCGTCGGTTCGCCCGCGAAGGCATGTCGATCGCGCTCGTCTCCAGAACCGCGGCGACGGTCGAGGGCGTCGCGCGGGCTGTCCGTCCGCTCGGCGTGGCCGTGACGCCGCTCGTCGCCGACTGCGCCGACGAGTCGGCGCTCCGATCGGCGCTGGACACGGCCGTGGCCGAGCTCGGCGTGCCCGACGTGGTGGTCTACAACGCGGCGATCATCCAGGCCGACACCGCGGGCCAGCTGTCCACCCGCGCCCACCTGGACGCGTGGTCGGTCAACGTCCTCGGCGCGCTGACCGCCGCTGCCCACGTCGTCCCCGCCATGGCACGTCGCGGCAGCGGGTCGTTCATCGTCACCGGGGGGATGCCCGAGCCCAAGCGGGAGTACGTCAGCCTGTCACTCGGGAAGGCCGGCGTGCGGACCCTCGTCGACCTGCTCCACCTGGAGTACGGCGCCGCCGGGGTTCACGTCGCGAGCGTGACCGTCGACGGGCCGGTCGCCCCGGGCACCCCGTTCGACCCCGACGTCATCGCCGAGCACTACTGGACACTTCACCGTCAGCCCCGTGCGCAGTGGCAGGCGGAGGTCCTTCACACGGACGGGGTGGAACCTCAGTCCGGGTAG
- a CDS encoding PaaI family thioesterase: MADESRDWMSAPAPDVAGGASGAFVEHLGLRLVSVTGDEVHGTWTARPHLHQPYGIVHGGVHCSVVETLASVAAATWLGDRGKVVGVNNSTDFFRAVTEGEMTSRATPVHRGRLQQVWVVETRDVADRLVARGQVRIQNIYPD; encoded by the coding sequence ATGGCTGACGAGTCTCGCGACTGGATGTCCGCGCCCGCACCCGACGTGGCGGGAGGTGCGTCGGGGGCCTTCGTCGAGCACCTCGGCCTGCGCCTGGTGAGCGTCACTGGGGACGAGGTCCACGGGACCTGGACGGCGCGGCCGCACCTGCACCAGCCCTACGGGATCGTGCACGGCGGGGTGCACTGCAGCGTCGTCGAGACATTGGCGAGCGTCGCCGCGGCGACCTGGCTCGGCGACCGCGGCAAGGTCGTCGGGGTCAACAACAGCACGGACTTCTTCCGCGCTGTCACCGAGGGCGAGATGACCTCGCGGGCGACGCCGGTCCATCGTGGTCGCCTGCAGCAGGTGTGGGTCGTGGAGACGCGCGACGTCGCCGACCGGCTCGTCGCGCGCGGCCAGGTGCGCATCCAGAACATCTACCCGGACTGA
- a CDS encoding NAD-dependent malic enzyme, protein MRLWTAPDHAVVGEVATVIADAGGVVTGIDVADSRHDRLVVDVTCSAADADHALEIVAAVEAIDGVEVHKVSDRTFLAHLGGKIEISSKVPLKTRLDLSIAYTPGVGRVSSALADKPEDVRRLTIKGNTVAVVTDGSAVLGLGNIGPGAALPVMEGKAALFKRFGDVDAWPICLDTQDVDEIVRTIELIAPGFGGINLEDISAPRCFEVEARLRQRLDIPVFHDDQHGTAIAVVAGLTNALRVVGKAFADIRVVVCGGGAAGTAIVSLLEAAGVQDIIVAERNGCLVAGTPGLPPAHEALAARTNPNKVSGSLHDGLRGADVFIGVSAAGVLDAEWIRDMAPDPIVFAMANPDPEVDPVQAAKYAAVVASGRSDYPNQLNNVLVFPGVFRGLLDARATDVTVERMLRAADALARVVTDEELNASYIVPTVFHADVHHAVAAAIAGS, encoded by the coding sequence ATGCGGTTGTGGACCGCGCCCGACCACGCGGTGGTGGGTGAGGTGGCGACCGTGATCGCCGACGCCGGGGGTGTCGTGACCGGCATCGACGTCGCCGACTCACGGCACGACCGTCTCGTCGTCGACGTCACCTGCTCCGCAGCGGACGCCGACCACGCGCTCGAGATCGTCGCGGCGGTCGAGGCGATCGACGGCGTCGAGGTGCACAAGGTCAGCGACCGCACGTTCCTCGCCCACCTGGGCGGCAAGATCGAGATCAGCTCGAAGGTGCCGCTCAAGACCCGCCTCGACCTGTCCATCGCCTACACGCCCGGCGTCGGCCGCGTCTCGAGCGCGCTGGCGGACAAGCCCGAGGACGTGCGGCGCCTGACCATCAAGGGCAACACGGTCGCGGTCGTGACCGACGGCTCGGCCGTGCTCGGGCTCGGCAACATCGGGCCCGGCGCGGCGCTCCCCGTGATGGAGGGCAAGGCCGCTCTGTTCAAGCGGTTCGGCGACGTCGACGCGTGGCCGATCTGCCTCGACACCCAGGACGTCGACGAGATCGTGCGCACCATCGAGCTGATCGCACCGGGCTTCGGCGGCATCAACCTCGAGGACATCTCCGCGCCGCGCTGCTTCGAGGTCGAGGCGCGGCTGCGCCAGCGGCTCGACATCCCGGTCTTCCACGACGACCAGCACGGTACGGCGATCGCCGTCGTCGCCGGCCTCACCAACGCATTGCGGGTCGTGGGCAAGGCGTTCGCCGACATCCGGGTCGTCGTCTGCGGGGGCGGCGCGGCGGGCACTGCCATCGTCAGTCTGCTGGAGGCGGCCGGCGTGCAGGACATCATCGTCGCCGAGCGCAACGGCTGCCTCGTCGCCGGGACGCCCGGGCTGCCGCCGGCCCACGAGGCGCTCGCTGCGCGCACCAACCCCAACAAGGTCTCCGGCTCGCTGCACGACGGGCTCCGCGGCGCCGACGTCTTCATCGGCGTCTCCGCCGCCGGCGTGCTCGACGCGGAGTGGATCCGCGACATGGCGCCCGACCCGATCGTCTTCGCGATGGCCAACCCCGACCCCGAGGTCGACCCCGTGCAGGCCGCGAAGTACGCCGCCGTCGTGGCATCCGGGCGCTCCGACTACCCCAACCAGCTCAACAACGTGCTCGTCTTCCCCGGCGTCTTCCGGGGCCTGCTCGACGCCCGGGCCACCGACGTCACCGTCGAGCGGATGCTGCGCGCGGCCGACGCCCTCGCCCGAGTGGTCACCGACGAGGAGCTCAACGCGAGCTACATCGTGCCGACCGTCTTCCACGCCGACGTGCACCACGCGGTGGCGGCCGCGATCGCCGGCAGCTGA
- a CDS encoding NIPSNAP family protein — translation MPGGTDRPRFSTAPVAELRQYTLHPGARDTLVDVFEDHFVDGQERYGMAIGSICLDEADPDRFVWMRGFTDLEHRTRALEGFYSGPEWTTHGGVANGTMIDSDDVLLLRPTEPPHPPAEPARDAGTGASARLHLEVYTYAPDEALDSYLSTEFHRDVESVLDVPVAAWRSHPGPNGFPRLPVRDDHAFVWAATFHDADHRRGAVRRLHDSDLRRDLLRRAPWIGVQELSLTPTRLSRHPQPQRRLADQETT, via the coding sequence ATGCCTGGTGGGACCGACCGACCGCGGTTCTCGACCGCCCCCGTCGCGGAGCTGCGCCAGTACACGCTCCATCCCGGCGCGCGCGACACGCTCGTCGACGTGTTCGAGGACCACTTCGTCGACGGCCAGGAGCGCTACGGGATGGCCATCGGCAGCATCTGCCTGGACGAGGCGGACCCCGACCGCTTCGTCTGGATGCGCGGCTTCACCGACCTCGAGCACCGCACCCGCGCGCTGGAGGGGTTCTACTCCGGACCGGAGTGGACGACCCACGGCGGCGTGGCCAACGGCACGATGATCGACAGCGACGACGTGCTGCTGCTCCGGCCGACCGAGCCGCCGCATCCGCCCGCCGAGCCGGCACGCGACGCCGGCACGGGTGCATCGGCACGCCTCCACCTGGAGGTCTACACCTACGCGCCGGACGAGGCGCTCGACTCCTACCTGAGCACCGAGTTCCACCGCGACGTGGAGTCCGTCCTCGACGTACCCGTCGCCGCGTGGCGCTCGCACCCCGGCCCGAACGGGTTCCCGCGGCTCCCGGTGCGCGACGACCACGCCTTCGTGTGGGCCGCCACGTTCCACGACGCCGACCACCGACGCGGCGCCGTACGCCGCCTCCACGACTCCGACCTCCGTCGCGACCTGCTCCGGCGCGCGCCGTGGATCGGGGTCCAGGAGCTCAGCCTGACGCCGACCCGCCTCTCCCGACACCCCCAGCCCCAGCGACGCCTCGCCGACCAGGAGACGACATGA
- a CDS encoding AMP-dependent synthetase/ligase translates to MSTEVDPGAMETRTRIQEEIAGLTLPKAFARTVETEGDAPAWSDKVGVDLSAGYAPGWRTVSWREARDQALDVAGAMIRAGVAKGDRVAIMGGNRIEHVVADLGAMHAGAVSMSVYNTLSPEQVGYVAGHAEPAVVVLENDDHLARWQRALDESTSITAVVLVDATAPAGDDRFVSWDDFRAAGRAWRAEHESELQERIDAIAPHDPLTILYTSGTTGNPKGVVLAHDAVLYECICSLHVAAPEQHNEFISYLPFAHIAERTLGMYIPQIHGAHVHLIADPAHLLGALGEVRPTRFFGVPRVWEKIKTGVSAKLAAETDPEKKAQVEQALAVGLAYVEAQQYGGTPSPALQAQYEAVDQGLLGFLRALLGLDRCEWAASAAAPMPLEVARFFAGLGMRIYDVYGMTETCAAVTACGPGQFRLGTVGRALPGIEVRLGDDGEILARGPVVSQGYYKQEDATRQLIDDEGWVHTGDIGEMDDDGFLKVVDRKKEMIITSSGKNIAPSNIENYLKESPIVGHALVFGESRPYVVAVMTLDAEIAPLVGQKLGIEGADLAELAQHPAILQMAQQAVDAANERLSRPEQVKAWELLPVEWTAESEELTPTLKLKRRVVHTKYADVLDRLYAG, encoded by the coding sequence ATGAGCACCGAAGTCGATCCAGGCGCGATGGAGACGCGCACCCGCATCCAGGAGGAGATCGCCGGCCTGACCCTGCCGAAGGCGTTCGCCCGGACCGTCGAGACCGAGGGCGACGCGCCTGCGTGGTCGGACAAGGTCGGGGTCGACCTGTCCGCGGGCTACGCGCCGGGCTGGCGCACGGTCTCCTGGCGCGAGGCGCGCGACCAGGCGCTCGACGTCGCGGGCGCAATGATCCGGGCCGGCGTCGCCAAGGGCGACCGGGTGGCGATCATGGGCGGCAACCGCATCGAGCACGTGGTCGCCGACCTCGGCGCCATGCACGCCGGCGCCGTGTCGATGTCGGTCTACAACACGCTCTCCCCGGAGCAGGTCGGCTACGTCGCCGGCCACGCCGAGCCCGCGGTCGTGGTGCTCGAGAACGACGACCACCTCGCGCGCTGGCAGCGGGCCCTGGACGAGTCGACCTCGATCACGGCCGTCGTGCTCGTCGACGCGACCGCGCCCGCGGGCGACGACCGGTTCGTCTCCTGGGACGACTTCCGCGCGGCCGGCCGGGCCTGGCGCGCCGAGCACGAGTCCGAGCTCCAGGAGCGGATCGACGCGATCGCACCGCACGACCCGCTGACGATCCTCTACACGTCCGGCACGACCGGTAACCCCAAGGGCGTCGTGCTCGCCCACGACGCGGTGCTCTACGAATGCATCTGCTCGCTCCACGTCGCCGCACCCGAGCAGCACAACGAGTTCATCTCCTACCTGCCGTTCGCGCACATCGCCGAGCGCACCCTCGGCATGTACATCCCGCAGATCCACGGCGCCCACGTGCACCTGATCGCCGACCCCGCGCACCTGCTCGGCGCCCTCGGCGAGGTGCGGCCGACGCGCTTCTTCGGCGTGCCCCGGGTCTGGGAGAAGATCAAGACCGGCGTCTCCGCGAAGCTCGCGGCGGAGACCGACCCGGAGAAGAAGGCGCAGGTCGAGCAGGCGCTCGCCGTCGGCCTCGCCTACGTCGAGGCGCAGCAGTACGGCGGCACGCCGTCCCCCGCGCTGCAGGCGCAGTACGAGGCGGTGGACCAGGGACTGCTCGGCTTCCTGCGCGCGCTCCTCGGACTCGACCGGTGCGAGTGGGCCGCGTCCGCTGCCGCACCGATGCCGCTCGAGGTCGCGCGGTTCTTCGCCGGGCTCGGCATGCGGATCTACGACGTCTACGGCATGACCGAGACGTGCGCCGCCGTCACCGCGTGCGGACCCGGCCAGTTCCGCCTCGGCACCGTCGGCCGGGCGCTGCCCGGCATCGAGGTGCGGCTCGGCGACGACGGCGAGATCCTCGCCCGCGGCCCGGTCGTCTCGCAGGGCTACTACAAGCAGGAGGACGCGACCCGCCAGCTCATCGACGACGAGGGCTGGGTGCACACCGGCGACATCGGCGAGATGGACGACGACGGCTTCCTGAAGGTGGTCGACCGCAAGAAGGAGATGATCATCACCTCCTCCGGCAAGAACATCGCGCCCTCCAACATCGAGAACTACCTGAAGGAGAGCCCGATCGTGGGCCACGCGCTCGTCTTCGGCGAGTCCCGGCCCTACGTCGTCGCGGTGATGACGCTCGACGCCGAGATCGCGCCGCTGGTGGGACAGAAGCTCGGCATCGAGGGCGCCGACCTGGCGGAGCTCGCCCAGCACCCGGCGATCCTGCAGATGGCGCAGCAGGCGGTCGACGCCGCCAACGAGCGGCTGTCCCGGCCCGAGCAGGTCAAGGCGTGGGAGCTGCTCCCGGTCGAGTGGACGGCCGAGTCGGAGGAGCTGACCCCCACGCTGAAGCTCAAGCGCCGCGTCGTGCACACCAAGTACGCCGACGTGCTGGACCGCCTCTACGCGGGCTGA
- a CDS encoding TetR/AcrR family transcriptional regulator, with product MTSSGATSASWRRLEPDVRREQILECAVRLFGEKPYAEVSTVELAREAGVARGLVNHYFGTKRELYLEVVRRMVMLPFTDDVSAMHGPLRKRVAYSVTWFLDNVSAHGATFVAVTGAGGLGNDPEVEQILNKADDIAAGKVLEAMGFSADLDNERERAVLRAYGGMARAAIREWIHRDTMSRDDVHLLLSSALLSIVEDVLPTLSSQHA from the coding sequence ATGACCTCGTCCGGTGCGACCTCCGCCTCGTGGCGGCGGCTCGAGCCCGACGTACGGCGGGAGCAGATCCTCGAGTGCGCCGTGCGGCTGTTCGGCGAGAAGCCGTACGCCGAGGTGTCGACCGTCGAGCTCGCGCGGGAGGCCGGCGTCGCGCGCGGCCTGGTCAACCACTACTTCGGCACCAAGCGGGAGCTCTACCTCGAGGTCGTCCGGCGGATGGTGATGCTCCCGTTCACCGACGACGTCAGCGCGATGCACGGCCCGCTCCGCAAGCGGGTCGCCTACAGCGTGACCTGGTTCCTCGACAACGTCAGCGCCCACGGTGCCACTTTCGTCGCCGTCACCGGTGCGGGCGGGCTCGGCAACGACCCGGAGGTCGAGCAGATCCTCAACAAGGCCGACGACATCGCGGCCGGCAAGGTGCTGGAGGCGATGGGCTTCTCCGCCGACCTCGACAACGAGCGCGAGCGCGCCGTGCTGCGGGCGTACGGCGGGATGGCGCGCGCCGCGATCCGCGAGTGGATCCACCGCGACACCATGTCGAGGGACGACGTGCACCTGCTGCTGAGCAGCGCCCTGCTCTCGATCGTCGAGGACGTGCTGCCGACGCTGTCGTCTCAGCACGCCTGA
- a CDS encoding SDR family oxidoreductase yields MRVAVVGVTGRIGSLVQQALERREHTVVPISRSHGIDARTGTGLASALEGVDALVDVTNSTATDSAETVDFFSGTTRQLLAAGTAAGVKHHVVLSIAGLWKVRGNAHYEGKRAQETAVIEGDIPFTIVPATQFHDFAEMVASWTEVDGTAYLPPLLIQPVAPYDVAEVLATVATSAPQGRHPDVAGPDPHDLVDMARRTHAVRGRSVALVPTWHTGIFDAEMAGDALLPSSDAVITPTSFDAWLAEQAATGGPAGRAADAVDEIR; encoded by the coding sequence ATGCGCGTAGCAGTAGTCGGAGTCACGGGACGCATCGGGAGCCTGGTGCAGCAGGCGCTGGAGCGCCGTGAGCACACGGTCGTCCCGATCAGCCGCAGCCATGGGATCGACGCGCGGACCGGCACCGGCCTGGCATCCGCCCTGGAGGGCGTCGATGCGCTGGTCGACGTGACCAACTCGACCGCCACCGACAGCGCCGAGACCGTCGACTTCTTCTCCGGCACGACGCGGCAGCTCCTCGCGGCCGGGACGGCCGCGGGCGTCAAGCACCACGTGGTGCTGTCGATCGCCGGCCTCTGGAAGGTGCGCGGCAACGCGCACTACGAGGGGAAGCGGGCACAGGAGACCGCCGTCATCGAGGGCGACATCCCGTTCACGATCGTGCCGGCCACCCAGTTCCACGACTTCGCCGAGATGGTCGCGTCGTGGACCGAGGTCGACGGCACGGCGTACCTCCCGCCCCTGCTCATCCAGCCCGTGGCGCCGTACGACGTGGCAGAGGTGCTGGCGACCGTCGCCACCTCCGCCCCGCAGGGGCGCCACCCGGACGTCGCCGGCCCGGACCCGCACGACCTGGTCGACATGGCACGACGCACGCACGCTGTCCGCGGGCGGTCGGTCGCGCTGGTGCCGACGTGGCACACCGGGATCTTCGACGCCGAGATGGCCGGAGACGCCCTGCTGCCGTCGTCGGACGCTGTCATCACGCCGACCTCCTTCGATGCCTGGCTCGCGGAGCAGGCCGCGACCGGTGGACCGGCCGGGCGCGCCGCGGACGCCGTCGACGAGATCCGCTGA
- a CDS encoding MlaD family protein, whose product MTGLRGLLAAALVTSAAGATAGCGLGLDDVPLPDLVEGPTYSVTLEFIDALNLPIDAPVKLEGATVGQVTEIEAGAYVAEVEVALSESVELRTGSRAEIRLTSPMGTAFVELFPARRGLVMAEGDVLPATATGTAPDVTDLLSALSTVVTGGSFDDISTIITQLNVALTGNAGDVRLFLGRLDRAVTDLASDLPLVDRLTAAVGRLSSRLASDLPVITRSLVDLTDLVESFEAQRSELVAALDALRRFDAVATPFTRTVRADLLAQLEDMRPVVQTLLDGRQDIDGIMNGLIAFASGSDRAAPGDYVNFDLTFLADLEALLQFHHGDEPPVDPDIPERGGAR is encoded by the coding sequence GTGACCGGCCTCCGCGGGCTCCTGGCGGCGGCGCTGGTGACGAGCGCCGCGGGCGCCACCGCGGGCTGCGGCCTCGGCCTCGACGACGTGCCGCTCCCCGACCTGGTCGAGGGGCCGACGTACTCCGTGACCCTCGAGTTCATCGACGCCCTCAACCTGCCGATCGACGCACCCGTGAAGCTCGAGGGCGCGACCGTCGGGCAGGTCACCGAGATCGAGGCCGGGGCGTACGTCGCCGAGGTCGAGGTCGCGCTGTCCGAGAGCGTCGAGCTGCGCACCGGCTCCCGGGCGGAGATCCGGCTGACGTCGCCGATGGGCACGGCGTTCGTGGAGCTCTTCCCGGCGCGGCGCGGTCTGGTGATGGCGGAGGGCGACGTGCTGCCGGCCACCGCGACCGGCACCGCCCCCGACGTCACCGACCTGTTGTCCGCGCTGTCCACCGTCGTCACCGGCGGCAGCTTCGACGACATCTCGACGATCATCACGCAGCTCAACGTGGCCCTCACCGGCAACGCCGGTGACGTGCGCCTCTTCCTCGGCCGCCTCGACCGGGCGGTCACGGACCTCGCGTCCGACCTGCCGCTCGTCGACCGCCTCACCGCCGCGGTCGGTCGGCTCTCGAGCAGGCTCGCCAGCGACCTGCCCGTGATCACGCGGTCGCTGGTGGACCTGACCGACCTCGTCGAGTCGTTCGAGGCCCAGCGCTCCGAGCTCGTCGCCGCCCTCGACGCACTGCGCCGCTTCGACGCCGTGGCGACGCCGTTCACCCGGACGGTGCGCGCCGACCTGCTCGCCCAGCTCGAGGACATGCGGCCCGTCGTGCAGACGCTGCTCGACGGCCGGCAGGACATCGACGGGATCATGAACGGCCTGATCGCCTTCGCGTCCGGCAGCGACCGGGCCGCGCCCGGCGACTACGTCAACTTCGACCTGACGTTCCTCGCCGACCTCGAGGCGCTGCTCCAGTTCCACCACGGCGACGAGCCGCCCGTGGATCCCGACATCCCCGAGCGGGGCGGTGCGCGATGA
- a CDS encoding crotonase/enoyl-CoA hydratase family protein has translation MSIDVEQVGAVTVVTINRPEVRNAVDTEHAQALYDAFLAFDADPDASVAVLTGGGGTFCAGADLKAVSSGTMKADPPGTDGPAPMGPSRLLLSKPVIAAVEGHAVAGGLELALWCDLRVADPDAVFGVFCRRWGVPLIDGGTIRLPRLIGQSQALDMILTGRPVGADEAARMGLANRVSAPGAARTEAIALAEEIASFPQTCMQQDRLSSYEQHGLPIDRALDVEWVHGGRSLLEAIAGAGRFAGGAGRHGEF, from the coding sequence ATGAGCATCGACGTCGAGCAGGTCGGCGCGGTCACGGTCGTCACGATCAACCGTCCCGAGGTGCGCAACGCCGTCGACACCGAGCACGCGCAGGCGCTCTACGACGCCTTCCTCGCCTTCGACGCCGACCCGGACGCGAGCGTCGCCGTCCTCACCGGTGGCGGCGGCACGTTCTGCGCCGGCGCCGACCTCAAGGCCGTCAGCTCCGGCACGATGAAGGCCGACCCGCCCGGGACCGACGGTCCGGCCCCGATGGGCCCGTCGCGACTGCTGCTCTCGAAGCCGGTGATCGCCGCGGTCGAGGGTCACGCCGTCGCCGGCGGCCTCGAGCTGGCGCTGTGGTGCGACCTGCGCGTCGCCGACCCCGACGCGGTGTTCGGTGTCTTCTGCCGTCGGTGGGGTGTGCCGCTGATCGACGGCGGCACGATCCGGCTGCCGCGGCTCATCGGCCAGTCGCAGGCGCTCGACATGATCCTCACCGGTCGCCCCGTCGGCGCCGACGAGGCCGCTCGGATGGGCCTGGCCAACCGGGTCAGCGCGCCGGGCGCCGCTCGCACCGAGGCGATCGCCCTGGCCGAGGAGATCGCCTCCTTCCCGCAGACCTGCATGCAGCAGGACCGGCTGTCGTCGTACGAGCAGCACGGCCTGCCCATCGACCGCGCGCTCGATGTCGAGTGGGTGCACGGCGGGCGGTCGCTGCTGGAGGCGATCGCCGGTGCCGGCCGCTTCGCGGGCGGGGCCGGGCGGCACGGCGAGTTCTGA
- a CDS encoding MlaD family protein: MSTQIEVAAKVADEIDLRAASGADTWRRRVRTAQALILVIFVAGVVYVADTVVGGSLFHDPVRLTVQLPEAAGLHEGSVVTYRGQRIGEVADVRLAAEPGVAAVAELAIESDVDLPRDSDFEVRNLSAVGEQYIDVRPRSDGGPYLADGATVPVADTSVPLSVPTVLAHAQELMAHLDVADVQTIAAETASIFGSNEEDVDLRALAIELETAFAMLRDLEPRLTRLVRQGETPLETVDDLAPDIRALSTDLEAIAAALAEATPAVRRTVTDALSLLPRLDRWWRDASPEVRRLLRDGVPLTGMAAQHLRGLHHWLDWAPMQALVMAGSTRDGSGRVLLVPRVLKNCIYDRSHQRDIQDLTRREPPTDVHCTDPPPGTQGRGSGAVPQQ, encoded by the coding sequence ATGAGCACGCAGATCGAGGTGGCCGCCAAGGTCGCCGACGAGATCGACCTGCGGGCGGCGTCCGGCGCCGACACCTGGCGCCGACGGGTCCGCACCGCCCAGGCGCTGATCCTCGTCATCTTCGTCGCCGGGGTGGTCTACGTCGCCGACACGGTGGTCGGCGGGTCGCTCTTCCACGACCCGGTGCGACTCACGGTGCAGCTGCCCGAGGCCGCGGGCCTGCACGAGGGCTCCGTCGTGACCTACCGCGGCCAGCGGATCGGGGAGGTCGCCGACGTCAGGCTCGCCGCCGAGCCCGGCGTCGCCGCCGTGGCGGAGCTGGCGATCGAGTCCGACGTCGACCTCCCGCGCGACAGCGACTTCGAGGTCCGCAACCTCTCGGCGGTGGGCGAGCAGTACATCGACGTCCGGCCGCGCAGCGACGGCGGGCCCTACCTCGCCGACGGCGCGACGGTGCCCGTCGCCGACACGTCGGTGCCGTTGAGCGTGCCGACGGTGCTCGCGCACGCCCAGGAGCTGATGGCGCACCTCGACGTCGCGGACGTGCAGACCATCGCCGCCGAGACGGCGTCGATCTTCGGCAGCAACGAGGAGGACGTCGACCTTCGCGCGCTGGCCATCGAGCTCGAGACCGCGTTCGCGATGCTGCGCGACCTGGAGCCCAGGCTGACCCGCCTCGTGCGCCAGGGCGAGACGCCGCTGGAGACGGTCGACGACCTGGCGCCCGACATCCGTGCCCTGTCGACCGACCTCGAGGCGATCGCCGCTGCGCTCGCCGAGGCCACGCCCGCCGTACGGCGCACCGTCACCGACGCGCTGTCGCTGCTGCCCCGGCTCGACCGCTGGTGGCGCGACGCCTCGCCTGAGGTACGGCGCCTCCTCCGCGACGGCGTGCCGCTGACCGGCATGGCGGCGCAGCACCTGCGCGGGCTGCACCACTGGCTCGACTGGGCGCCGATGCAGGCGCTGGTGATGGCCGGCAGCACCCGCGACGGCAGCGGTCGCGTGCTCCTGGTCCCCCGGGTGCTCAAGAACTGCATCTACGACCGGAGCCACCAGCGCGACATCCAGGACCTGACCCGCCGCGAGCCCCCCACCGACGTCCACTGCACCGACCCGCCGCCCGGCACGCAGGGACGCGGCTCCGGCGCCGTACCCCAGCAGTGA
- a CDS encoding Rrf2 family transcriptional regulator: MSATSRLTNAVHALCWLELAARRGRPRLTSAEIAASLASHPVQVRRDLAPLRRAGLVEVAGKGPGGGWSLTRPADAITLQEVSAALGESGPFALHPHLPNQECPVGAGIAPVLDEVYAAVQSAIDRELGRRTVADVLEQTVAPAASS, encoded by the coding sequence ATGAGCGCCACCAGCCGCCTCACCAACGCAGTGCACGCGCTGTGCTGGCTGGAGCTGGCCGCGCGCCGCGGCCGGCCGAGGCTCACGTCGGCGGAGATCGCCGCGAGCCTGGCCAGTCATCCGGTGCAGGTCCGGCGCGACCTCGCGCCCCTGCGCCGCGCCGGGCTGGTCGAGGTCGCCGGCAAGGGCCCCGGGGGCGGCTGGTCCCTCACGCGCCCCGCTGACGCGATCACGCTCCAGGAGGTGTCCGCGGCACTCGGGGAGAGCGGTCCGTTCGCGCTGCACCCGCACCTGCCGAACCAGGAGTGCCCGGTCGGCGCCGGCATCGCCCCGGTCCTGGACGAGGTCTACGCGGCCGTTCAGTCAGCGATCGACCGCGAGCTGGGCCGCCGGACCGTCGCCGACGTGCTCGAGCAGACCGTCGCGCCCGCCGCCTCGTCGTAG
- a CDS encoding Rrf2 family transcriptional regulator, producing MKLPETTEWALHCVTALAQVPDEAVSRVQLAEHFALPAPYLSKQLALLVRGGVLSATTGPRGGFRLARPASDITLLDVVEAVDGSRDPYVCREIRQQGRGAAPPGECKDRCILAQKMRDAHDAWRESLQGVTVASLVDTLAASTVARTRASLSRAES from the coding sequence GTGAAGCTGCCGGAGACCACCGAATGGGCGCTGCACTGCGTCACGGCCCTGGCGCAGGTGCCCGACGAGGCGGTCAGCCGCGTCCAGCTCGCGGAGCACTTCGCGCTCCCGGCGCCGTACCTCTCGAAGCAGCTGGCCCTCCTCGTCCGGGGCGGCGTGCTGTCCGCCACGACCGGACCGCGCGGCGGCTTCCGGCTCGCCCGCCCGGCCTCGGACATCACCCTGCTCGACGTGGTGGAGGCGGTCGACGGGTCGCGCGATCCCTACGTCTGCCGCGAGATCAGGCAGCAGGGGCGCGGTGCCGCGCCTCCGGGGGAGTGCAAGGACAGGTGCATCCTCGCCCAGAAGATGCGGGACGCGCACGACGCGTGGCGGGAGAGCCTGCAGGGGGTGACGGTCGCCAGCCTCGTGGACACCCTTGCCGCGAGCACGGTGGCCCGCACGCGGGCTTCGCTGTCCCGGGCCGAGTCGTGA